CCGCGCAACACCGCGGTGTCGTTCACGGCGTCCGGCATCCCGTCGGGCGCGCAGGTCGACCTGTGGCTCTTCTCCTGCGCCAACGTCAACACGACCGGCGCCAACCCGGTCTTCGCCGGCTCCGGCACGGCGTCGCAGGGCACCGTCAACGGCGTGATCAGCTCGGTCAACAACCAGGCGTTCAACCAGAGCAAGCTGATCGTCAACGTCGGCTCGAGCGGCAGCTTCACGTTCAAGGTGAGCGACTCGAGCGCCGAGTGCGTGCGACCGGTCGTCTTCAACAACGCCGACGGCGACAACGCGCTGCAGATCGACTCCGCCGGGCACCCGACCGAGACGGTCGGCATCGGCGGCACCGTCAACTTCTTCACCTCGGCGCCGGCCGGATCCGTGGCGCAGGGGTCGGTGACCAACCCGACGGCCAGCACGTTCGACCAGGGCGGCGCCGGGACCTACAGCTACGACTCCGGCGACACCTACCAGCTCCTCAACACGGCGTCGCAGACCTGCACGTCCACGACCTACGCCGACTTCCAGGCGCGGCTGTCGACCGGCGACCAGGTGACCGGCACCTACGCGCCGGGCGCGACGAGCACCTACTGCCTCAACGACGTCGCGCCGGCACCGCCGTCGACCGTGAGCGCCGCGACCAACTCCACCGACGGCGGCGTGACCGTGACGTGGAACGACTCCGCGACGGGCACGGTCGCGTCGTACGTCGTCTACCGCGCGGCAGCGACGCCGCCGCCGCAGTCGGGCAGCGCCAGCTACGCCTGCCCGGCCTACACGCCGGTTCCCGGCAGCTCGCCGCAGACGCCGCCGAGCTCGCCGTGGACGGCGGTCGGGACGGCCACCGACGGCGGCAGCAACGTGACCTACACCCTGAAGGACACCAACGCCACGTCCGGCGGGCAGCCCGCCAACCAGTACTGCTACCTCGTGTCCGCGGTCGACCAGCAGGGTCAGACCGGCACCGCCCGGGCCGCCTCGCAGAACTCGAACGGTGGCGTGCAGGCCGCGCCGACGCCGTTCGGCGGCGGCCAGGTGCACTTCGTCAACGTCTCCGAGCTGTCCCCGACCAAGTTCACGGCGGTCTACAACCGGCAGATCCTGGCGTCGTCGTGTGACCCGTCGGGGCTCGTCGACTTCGCGGTGACCTACACCAACCCGTTGAGCACGGGCACGCAGAACGCCACGGTGTCATCCGTCTCCTGCGACAACTTCGGCTCTTACACCACGAGCGGCATCAGCCCGACGACTACCTACAACCTGGGCGAGGCGGTTCTCACGCTGTCGGCCGCGGTGCCGCAGGGGTCGACGCTGACGGTGAAGGCGCAGAAGGGCGCGGACAACAACACCGTCTGCACCGACGCCTCGCAGAGCAACTGCCAGGCCGTCGGCGACAACATCGCGACGAGCCAGCCGACCGACAACAACACCCGCCCGCAGATGGCCCAGCTCGGGCTCGGCTACAACGCGAAGACGCTCTACGTCCTCTACAACGCGAACGTCAATGCGAGCACCGTCGACAGCAACGACTTCAGTGTCTCCGTCACGACCCCGGCCGGTACGACGACCGCGAACCCCCTGTCGGCGGCCCCGACCGCGAGCAACAACCGCGTCATCCTCGGGCTCACCAACGCGGTGCCGGCCGGAAGCACGGTCACCGTGAGCGCCCGGGTCGGCAGCGACGGCAACACCGTGTGCACCGACCAGACGGCCTCCAACTGCGAGCCCGCGGGTGACACGGCAGCCACGGTCACGCCGGCCTTCGCGTCGGTGACGTCGGCGGCCGGCTCCAGCCAGGTCACGATCGTCTACAACGAGAACATCAACTGCAGCACGGTCGACCTCGGCGACTTCGACATCTCCGCGGTCACCGGCTCGACGACGATCGTCACCACCCCGAAGAGCATCGACGCCTGCTCCGGCAAGACGCTGACGGTCTCGGTCAACAGCGGCCCCTACCAGAAGGGTCAGACGGTCACGGTCAAGAGCACTCTCGGCTCGGACGGCAACACCGTCTTCTCGGCGACCGACCAGAGCCAGCAGCCGGCCGGCGACACGGCGACCAGCGCCACCCTCTGAGTCCCTCTTTCGTAGTGGCCCGGCGGCATCGTGGCGCCGGGCCACCCGGATGAGCTGCCGGGCCCTCCCAGATCAGGGTTGCTCTTGCAGCGTTCGAACGCCGCAGATCTATCGCGTGGCGCAGACGAGCCGCCCGCTGGGTGAGCCGTGGCGTCGGGCGGGCCTTGGCCAGCTGGCCAGGTTTGCCTCATGCGCGGGCGGCATCCACAGATGACGGAGATCGCCTGGCCGATGAAGCGACCGACGGGCAACGTGGGGCCGTGCCCCCGCGTCGAGCACCATCTGCGTTGTGGCCGGCCCTTCTCGCCGGCCAGCAGCGCGTGGTCACGCGCGCCCAGGCTCGCTATTGCGGGCTCACCGACGCAGTCGTCAACGATCGCCTTCGTCGCGGGGTCTGGCAGCGACTGCTTCCCGGCACGCTTCTGGTCGGCCCCGGACCCGCGTCCGGCGAGCAGTGGCAGCAGGCCGCGATCCAGTACGCCGGTGAGGGTGCAGCCCTAGACAGCCTGACCGCACTGAAGATCCACGGCGTTCGGTACCTGCCGTCGACCGACGCCATCCATCTCGTGGTCCCGCACACGCGGCGGCTGGCTACCCCTGAGCGCATAGCCGTACGCCGTACCCGCCGGCCGATCCCGGTCGACCCGCGCCACGAACTGCCGGTCCTCTCGGTTCCTTACGCCTTGGTCGCGGCAGGGATCGGACGCAGCCTCAGGACCGTTCGCGCCATGACGGCAGACGCCGTGCAGCGCGGGTTCACGACCGTAGATGCGCTCGAGGTCGCCGGTGCCGCCGCCCCGCGACGAGGCAGCACACCGCTTCACCGAGCTATCGGTGATCTTGTGGCCGGCGTCAGGTCGGCACCGGAGGCGGAGTTTCGCGATCTCCTCCGTGGCCGGCTCGACATCCCGGAGCCCGAGTGGAACGTCACCTTGGCTCTCGCGGACGGCACCGTCCTGGGCTGCGTCGACGGCTACTGCCACGAGGCGGCGCTCATCCACGAGGTCGACTCGCAGGAACACCACGCTTACGCGGAGAAGCGCGAAGCGACCGAGCGGCGCCGCAGTCGGCTCACGTCCTACGGGCTGACCGTGCTCGCCTCGTCCCCGCGTCGCATCCGCGAAGACGGCCCGGCGGTCGTGGAGGAGTACGTGCGTGCCTATGGCCTGGGCCGGCTCAAAGGCCCCGTTCCCGGCATCGTTGTCCTGCGCACCCTGAGGCGGGCCGCGTGACTCGCTGTGTCGCCTCGACGGGGGTAACGCTGCAACGTTCGAACGTTGCAGAAGTGACCCTGATCAAGGAATCGGGACGGCGGGGGCCGCATCGGGTGGCCGGGGCGCGGGCGGGCCGGGTGGCGAGGGATCGGCGCGTGGGTCGGCCGCGTGAGCAGACAACCGACGCGACAAGCAACTACGCGAATCGGGCATGTTAGTCCGTTCGGGGGAAACAGCGTGGCATTCGGCCTGCCGAAGCCCTGTACGTGCCACGTCGACACCCCCGGGCGGCCACTGCTGCGCTCGCCGCAGCCACGGCCACCGTCACCCTCTCCGCCACCCTCCTGGCCGGCATCGCGAGTGCCGCCGCCGCGGAGACCCCGCAGCAGCAGGGCACGCCGGTCCACGCCGTGCTCACGCTCAAGCACGCGGGCGATGCCGCCACGGTCACGAGCTGGGCACGCCATCACGGGCTGACCGTCACCCACCGCGACGGGAGCACGCTCGTCGTCCAGGGCAGCCCGAGCACCGCGGGCAAGGCGTTCGGCACGCACATCAGCCGGTGGGCGAAGCCGCAGCGGGCCGCCGTACCCGGCGCGCTCAAGGACGCGGTCACCAGCGTCGCCGGCTTCGACAGCGTCCCGATGTTCCACCCGATGGCGATTCCCGGCGGCTACACGGGTGCCGACATCGACTCGGCGTACGCCGTCGCGCCCAGCAGCACCGCAGGCAAGGGCCTGACGATCGCCACGATCCAGTTCTCCGGCTGGAACTCCTCCGACGCCACGACCTACGCCCAGGCGGCCGGCATCAACCTCGCGCCCGGCCAGATCCAGAGCATCTCGGTCAACGGCGCGTCGACGACCACGCCCGACAACGGCGGCGACCTCGAGGTCGCGCTGGACGTGGAGGCCCTGCTCGCGGTTGCGCCCGCGGCCAAGCAGCGCGTCTACGTCACGACCAACGACTACGCGGGCTCGCTCGCCGTCTACAAGCAGATCGCGGCCGACGCCGCCAACGGCCTGGTCCAGGTGGTCTCCATGTCGTGGGGCATGTGCGAGGCCGACACCAACGCCTACACGTTGAACAACCTCGACGCCCCGATCCAGCAGATTCTCGGCGCGGGGGCGACGATGTTCGCTTCCAGCGGTGACAACGGCCCCTACGGCTGCTCCTACCCGGGGCACCAGGACACGACGTTGTCGACGGTGTTCCCGGCCTCCGACCCCAACGTCGTCGGAGTCGGCGGAACCACCCTCGACCAGACCAGCAGCGGCTGGTCGGAGACCGGCTGGTCCGGCAGCGGCGGCGGGGCCAGCACGATCTTCAACCGGCCGACCTACCAGTCGGCGATCGGCCAGAGCGGCTCCGCGCGGATGGTGCCCGACGTCTCGGCCCTGGCCGACGCCAACACCGGCCTGACCGTCTACATCGGTTCCGCCGGCGGCTGGGTACGCGGCGGCGGCACCAGCCTCGCCACCCCGCTGTGGGCGGGCACGCTGGCCGCCTCGATGTCGGCCGTGGGCCGCACCACCGGCATGGGCGACATCCACGGCAAGCTCTACTCCGCGGCGTCCACGTTCCGCGACGTCACGTCCGGGTCGACCGGGCCCTACACCGCGGGCAGCGGCTACGACATGGTCACGGGCCTCGGCAGCCCGCAGTGGTCGAAGCTCGCCCCGGCGCTCGGGATCGCGGCCTCCGCGACGAGCACCGGCGGCAGCACCGGCGGCAGCACCGGTACGAGCGGGACCACCTCGGGCAGCTCGACCCAGCCCACGTCGGGTGGGACCCAGACGACCCGCACCACCGACCCCTCGCCGACGACCAGCCCGGCGCCGACGCAGCCCGCGACCGCGCCGCGTACGACGGCCGACGCGTGCCCCTCCGGCATGGTGCCGAGCTCGCCGTTCACCGACGTGCTCGCGAACGACGTGCACCTGTCGGACATCAACTGCACCGCCTGGTGGGGCCTCGCGCACGGCACGACCTCGTCGACCTTCACGCCCGGCGGCACGCTCACCCGCGGCCAGATGGCCGGCTTCATCGCCCGCCTGGTGACCACCGCCGGCGGCCAGCTGCCGACCAACCCGCGCGACGCGTTCCCGGACGACGAGGGCAGCGTCTTCGCCCAGCAGATCGACCAGCTCGCCATGCTCGGCATCGTGCGCGGCACCGCCGACGGCCTCTACCACCCCGAGGCCACGGTCACCCGGGCGCAGATGGCGTCGTTCGTCAACCGCGCCTACAACTACGTCAACGGGGCTCCGCTCGGCCCGGCGGCCGCCGGCTTCCCCGACGTCGCGACCGGGTCGGCCCAGGCGGCCGACATCGACGACGTGGCCGGGGCAGGCATCGCGGTCGGCTACGCCGACGGCACGTTCCGCCCGTCGCAGCCGGTCACCCGCGAGGAGGTCGCGTCGTTCCTGGCCCGGCTGCTCGACCTGATGGTGACCCAGGGATACGCCACCCCGCCGAGCTCGTAACAACACCTCGCCGGGGACCGCGACACACCGAAGTGCCGCCTGTGAACCATCCTTTCGAATCGTCGGTAGGTCTACATAGGCTCGGGTCATGAGCAAAATCCCCTTCCGACGTTCTCTGGTGGGGCTGGCGGCGGCGGCGTTGACGGTCCCGGTCGGGCTCGTCGCCGCCTCCCCGGCGGCTGCGGCGACCCCGCAGATCCGCGACATCAGCCGCTTCGCCTGCAATCCCTCCTCGGTGCCCGACGCCGCGTTCGCCGACGTGCAGTCGGGGAGCACGTTCGACGCGGCGATCCGCTGCCTCGCCGGCTACGGCATCACGCAGGGGTTCACCGACGGCACCTACCGGCCGACGCAGCCGGTGATCCGGGCCGACATGGCGCTGTTCGTCTACCGGCTCGGGCAAATGTCCGGCGCGACGTTCGACACGTCACCGGCCGGGTTCACCGACATCGGCAACCTGCCGCAGCCGCAGCAGGACGCGATCAACGCGCTGGCCCACAAGCTCGTCGTGAAGGGCGAGACCTCGACCCGCTACGTGCCCGGCGGCCAGGTGACCCGCGGGCAGATGGCGGCCTTCCTCAACCGGCTCGAGGCCAAGGTCATCGGCACCAGCGGCTTCCCGGTGTCCGGCACCTACTTCAGCGACATCGCGGGCAGCGTCTTCGCCGACGACATCAACGCGATCGCTTCGGTGGGCATCACCGGCGGCATCAACGGCACGCAGTACGCGCCCGACGCCTCCGTCACGCGCGACCAGATGGCGGCGTTCCTCACCCGTGACGTCGACGCCAACGTCGACTTCGGCCAGCTGCCGTCGAAGTTCCCGGCGGGCAACGAGTCGTTCACCGCCAAGCCGAGCGCCGAGCAGGCGCAGGACTTCAGCAAGCAGACCACCTACACGGTCGGCGTCGACCGGGCGGCGACCGTGAGCATCGCGCTGCTGCCCGCCGGCCAGGTCAGCCGCGACGGCAGCACGGGTGCCGTGACGTTCTCCTCGACCACGCCGATCGCCTCGGGCGGCTCCGCGTCGATCGAGTCGGTCAACGGCACTGCCACCGGCGCCACCGCTGGTGGCAGCAGCGCCAAGACGCAGGTCGACGGCGTCAAGCCCAGCAACGGCCAGGTGACCTTCGCGGTCAACGCCACCGCGCTCAACGACATCGTCCCGGTGGTGTGGGCCGACCTGCCCGCCGCCAGCAGCAACAAGGCCGACACCAAGCTCGACACGGCGCCCGGCGGCTTCGCGACCGAGCCGTTCGTCGCGGCCGGCCAGGTCGACTACGTCCCCGCGCAGGCGGCGACGAGCGCGTCGGCCGCCAGCGTCACCGTCGTCAGCGACCCCGACGCGGTCAACCCGCGCATCGGCTACTTCGTCGCGACCAGCGGCGGCCTCGGCCCGATCGGGCAGACCACCGCGACCTACTACTTCAACGGGCCCAACGACAAGTTCGGCTACCAGGGCGACCCCGGCAAGCTGCCGAGCCGCTCGGCCTTCCAGTCGCTGCTCACCCCGGGTGACGTCGTCCAGGTCACCTACAACCAGGACCCGTCCAAGGGCTCGGTCTTCAACGTGACGACCGACACCGTGCCCCCGGCCAGCAATGTGCAGGCCACCGCGGGCGATTTCGGTGGCGGGCCGGCCAAGACCGACGTGCAGCTGACGTGGACGGCCTCGCCGCAGGCCGACGCGGTCTACGACATCTACCGCGACGCCAACGGCAACGGCACCGCCGACTCCGGCGAGCTGGCGAAGCAGGGCGCGACCGGCGCGTCGGTCACGCTGTTCGGCCAGCCGACGGGCACCTACGACTACCTGATCGTGGCGCGCGGCGGGGTCTCCGGGTCGACCAGCAGCGCGGCGGCGAGCAACAACGTCACGCTGCCCGTGCCGCTGCCGCAGACCCTCGCCAACGGAGCGGTGCTCCAGGTCGACAACCCGTTCACCGGCAAGGCCGACAACGGTGACCAGTGGACGCTCTACTTCAACCAGCCGGTGCAGGTCGGCTCGTCGCCGCAGATCCAGGTGACCGACAGCGCCGGCAAGACCGGGCTCATCACCAACAGCGTCGCGAGCTTCAAGGTCGACCCGCAGGCCAGCGGCCTGTCGGCGGCCGGCGAGATCCTGCACGTGACGCTGCTCAAGCCGGCCCTCGCCAGCGACGGTTCGGCGACGTTGTCCTACCCGCTGACGATCACCGGTGCCACCGGCATCACCGATGCCGCGGGCAACAACTGGGACGTCGCGCACAGCGGCGACAAGGCGATCGACGCCGGGGCCTACCTGTTCCAGGACGACGCCCACGTCGGGGACAGCACGTTCACGATCGTCTGGAACCAACCGATGTCCGACGACGCCGGCACGGCGCAGAGCTACACCTACTCCAAGGGGTTGGTGCAGAGCGCCGTCCTGCAGGCCGACCACCGGTCCGTGGTGATCACGATCTCGGGCAGCATGGCGAAGGGCGACACGATCGGGGTCAACCCGCTCTCGCCGCCGCACGACGCGGGTGGTGCGGCTGCCCCGTCGCAGACCTACACGCTCAACGGCTGAGCCGACCGAGAAGGCGCCCCGACCGTCCGGCCGGGGCGCCTTCACCTGTCCGGCCGGCGCGGTGCGCACCAGCTGCCCGCTCAGCCTGCTTTGTCGTTCGCGACCTTGGTGCGGGAGAATGACCAGCTACGACAGAAGATTGACCCTGGGGCCCGCACCGGCCCCGCAGCACGGACACGCCACGACCGAGGGGAGCCAGCATGGCGGCCATGAAGCCGCGGACGGGCGACGGCCCGATGGAGGTCACCAAGGAGGGCCGCGGCATCGTCATGCGTGTGCCGCTCGAGGGCGGCGGCCGGCTCGTTGTCGAGCTGTCCGCCGACGAAGCCGAGGAGCTCGGCAGCCAGCTGAAGGCCGTCGGCAGCTGACCACTGCCTCTCCGCCTCTGTGGGGATCCGCGGATCCCCACAGAGGCGGGGAAGCCGGAGGCCTCGGGTGAGCCCCGGCCGGTCCGATCGGCGCGGTCTGCGAGGCTGGGCCCGTGGCTGCTGACCCCCGACCCGTCGTCGAGCTCACCGACCGCATCAACGGCGCCGCGGCCCTCGCCGTACCGATCCGCCCCGGTGACGACGGTCCCGTCATCGCCGCCCGTGCGGACGAGGTCCGCGCGCTCCTCCCGGACGCCGACCTGCTCGACGTCGTACGCCGAAACAGCGGCAAGGGCGAGGCGGGCGAGGTGCACGTCCTGCCGCTGCTGGGCTCCGGCACCCCTCGCACGCTCTACCTGGTCGGCATCGGCGACGGCTCCCTGCCGGCGCTGCGCAACGCCGCCGCCGCGCTGGTCCGCCGGGCCAAGGACGAGCCGGCGCTCACCAGCGCCCTCGTGCCCGACGGCGATCCGGCACAGGTGACCGCCGTCGCCGAGTCGACCGCGCTGGCGGTCTACACCTTCAGCCAGAAGAGCAAGCCCAAGGCCCGCGCTCTGCAGCGGGTCGAGATCGTGGCGGCGGAGAGCGCCCGGCCCGCGGTCGAGCGCGCGCAGGTCGTCGCGGCGGCGGCGATGCGCTGCCGCGACCTCGTCAACACGCCGAGCCTGCAGAAGACGCCGCAGTGGCTGGCCGAGCAGGCCCGGGAAGCCTGTGCCGACGGCGGCGTCGACGTCCGCATCCGCGACGAGCAGCAGCTGGCGGCCGAGGGCTTCGGTGGCATCCTCGCCGTCGGCATGGGCTCGGTGCGGCCGCCGCGGCTGATCGAGATGAGCTACCGGCCGGCCGGGGCGACGCGGCACGTCGTGCTGGTGGGCAAGGGCATCACGTTCGACAGCGGCGGCCTGTCGATCAAGCCCAACGACAACATGATGTCGATGAAGACCGACATGGCCGGTGGCGCGGCCGTGATCGCCACGATGGCCGCGCTGCAGGCGCTCGGCGTCACCGCCCGCGTCACCGGGCTGGTGCCCGCCGCCGAGAACATGCCTTCCGGCTCGGCCCAGCGTCCCGGCGACGTCATCACCCACTACGGCGGCCGCACGGTCGAGGTGCTCAACACCGACGCGGAGGGGCGGCTCGTGCTGGCGGACGCGCTGGCCTACGCCGACGCGCACCTCGACCCCGACGTCGTCGTCGATCTCGCGACGCTGACCGGCGCGGCCAGCCTCGGGCTGGGCAAGCGGCACGCTGCGCTGTTCACCAGCGGCGAAGACCTCGCCGACGAGCTGGTCGAGGCCGGTGCGGCCGCGGGGGAGCGGCTGTGGCCCATGCCGCTCGTCGAGGACTACCGCGCCTCGCTCGACTCCGATATCGCCGACCTGCGCAACATCGCCGACCCGGCAGCGCACTTCTCCGGCGGGGCGATCGTCGCCGCGCTGTTCCTGCGGGAGTTCACCGGCGGGCGGCGCTGGGCGCACCTCGACATCGCCGGGCCGGCCCGGGCCGAGTCCGACGAGGGCGATGTCACGAAGGGCGGCACCGGCTTCGGCGTACGCACCTTGCTGCGCTGGCTGGCGCCGCCGGCCTGAGCGCGATCTCCCTGCTCACGCGGCAGACCTCGACTTCTCCCTGCAAACACTAGAGATATGGCGCTTCCCGCGGCCGGGGAACAGCCATATCGCCGGTGTTTCGGGGCTATTTCTTGACGGCTGCCAGCACTCCCGAGCCCACCGGCAGCAGCACCGCCTGCAGGCGCTCGTCGTCGCGTACGGTCCGGCCGAGCTCGCGCATCGCCACGGTCTTGGGATCGCGGGCCGACGAGTCGGCCACCCGGTCCCCGAGCAACGCCTGGTCGAAGACCACCACGCCG
This genomic stretch from Mycobacteriales bacterium harbors:
- a CDS encoding S-layer homology domain-containing protein; the protein is MPRRHPRAATAALAAATATVTLSATLLAGIASAAAAETPQQQGTPVHAVLTLKHAGDAATVTSWARHHGLTVTHRDGSTLVVQGSPSTAGKAFGTHISRWAKPQRAAVPGALKDAVTSVAGFDSVPMFHPMAIPGGYTGADIDSAYAVAPSSTAGKGLTIATIQFSGWNSSDATTYAQAAGINLAPGQIQSISVNGASTTTPDNGGDLEVALDVEALLAVAPAAKQRVYVTTNDYAGSLAVYKQIAADAANGLVQVVSMSWGMCEADTNAYTLNNLDAPIQQILGAGATMFASSGDNGPYGCSYPGHQDTTLSTVFPASDPNVVGVGGTTLDQTSSGWSETGWSGSGGGASTIFNRPTYQSAIGQSGSARMVPDVSALADANTGLTVYIGSAGGWVRGGGTSLATPLWAGTLAASMSAVGRTTGMGDIHGKLYSAASTFRDVTSGSTGPYTAGSGYDMVTGLGSPQWSKLAPALGIAASATSTGGSTGGSTGTSGTTSGSSTQPTSGGTQTTRTTDPSPTTSPAPTQPATAPRTTADACPSGMVPSSPFTDVLANDVHLSDINCTAWWGLAHGTTSSTFTPGGTLTRGQMAGFIARLVTTAGGQLPTNPRDAFPDDEGSVFAQQIDQLAMLGIVRGTADGLYHPEATVTRAQMASFVNRAYNYVNGAPLGPAAAGFPDVATGSAQAADIDDVAGAGIAVGYADGTFRPSQPVTREEVASFLARLLDLMVTQGYATPPSS
- a CDS encoding S-layer homology domain-containing protein, which translates into the protein MSKIPFRRSLVGLAAAALTVPVGLVAASPAAAATPQIRDISRFACNPSSVPDAAFADVQSGSTFDAAIRCLAGYGITQGFTDGTYRPTQPVIRADMALFVYRLGQMSGATFDTSPAGFTDIGNLPQPQQDAINALAHKLVVKGETSTRYVPGGQVTRGQMAAFLNRLEAKVIGTSGFPVSGTYFSDIAGSVFADDINAIASVGITGGINGTQYAPDASVTRDQMAAFLTRDVDANVDFGQLPSKFPAGNESFTAKPSAEQAQDFSKQTTYTVGVDRAATVSIALLPAGQVSRDGSTGAVTFSSTTPIASGGSASIESVNGTATGATAGGSSAKTQVDGVKPSNGQVTFAVNATALNDIVPVVWADLPAASSNKADTKLDTAPGGFATEPFVAAGQVDYVPAQAATSASAASVTVVSDPDAVNPRIGYFVATSGGLGPIGQTTATYYFNGPNDKFGYQGDPGKLPSRSAFQSLLTPGDVVQVTYNQDPSKGSVFNVTTDTVPPASNVQATAGDFGGGPAKTDVQLTWTASPQADAVYDIYRDANGNGTADSGELAKQGATGASVTLFGQPTGTYDYLIVARGGVSGSTSSAAASNNVTLPVPLPQTLANGAVLQVDNPFTGKADNGDQWTLYFNQPVQVGSSPQIQVTDSAGKTGLITNSVASFKVDPQASGLSAAGEILHVTLLKPALASDGSATLSYPLTITGATGITDAAGNNWDVAHSGDKAIDAGAYLFQDDAHVGDSTFTIVWNQPMSDDAGTAQSYTYSKGLVQSAVLQADHRSVVITISGSMAKGDTIGVNPLSPPHDAGGAAAPSQTYTLNG
- a CDS encoding DUF3117 domain-containing protein, giving the protein MAAMKPRTGDGPMEVTKEGRGIVMRVPLEGGGRLVVELSADEAEELGSQLKAVGS
- a CDS encoding leucyl aminopeptidase, translated to MAADPRPVVELTDRINGAAALAVPIRPGDDGPVIAARADEVRALLPDADLLDVVRRNSGKGEAGEVHVLPLLGSGTPRTLYLVGIGDGSLPALRNAAAALVRRAKDEPALTSALVPDGDPAQVTAVAESTALAVYTFSQKSKPKARALQRVEIVAAESARPAVERAQVVAAAAMRCRDLVNTPSLQKTPQWLAEQAREACADGGVDVRIRDEQQLAAEGFGGILAVGMGSVRPPRLIEMSYRPAGATRHVVLVGKGITFDSGGLSIKPNDNMMSMKTDMAGGAAVIATMAALQALGVTARVTGLVPAAENMPSGSAQRPGDVITHYGGRTVEVLNTDAEGRLVLADALAYADAHLDPDVVVDLATLTGAASLGLGKRHAALFTSGEDLADELVEAGAAAGERLWPMPLVEDYRASLDSDIADLRNIADPAAHFSGGAIVAALFLREFTGGRRWAHLDIAGPARAESDEGDVTKGGTGFGVRTLLRWLAPPA